The stretch of DNA TTAAATTTCTCACTGAGGCTTGAAAGAGCACTATGGTCGGTACTTTTACTTGCCTCAATATTGGACTCTTTAATGGCACGTTCTAGCTCTTCGCGAAGAATGAGCATGTTTTTGGGTGCATCAAAGCCTAATTTGACAACACCTTTTGAGATTTCAATGACACGCACCGTTATATTCTCATTTAAAACAACACCCTCTCCAATTTTTCGTGTGAGTATTAACATGTTACGCCCTTAGCGATAGTGAATTTAGGAGATATTCTACTCCATTTGCGCTGATTTCCACAACGCTGAGCATCTCATCAATAACGATTTGATAAATGCCCTCTTCTTGCTTTTCAAAATTTTGAGCACTAAGCTTTCGACCCAAGAGTATATCTTGAGGTTCACTGAGATAACGATTTATGGGAAGATCAAGATAATCCAGTGGGTTTAACGCACGCTCATTGTCATAAAAAAAATCGCCTTCATTAAGACGTTCTAATGCACTTAAACAACCACGAAATCCTAGTTTCTCAGCAATCAATGCGCCAATACTTCGCACATATCCCCCCTCTGAAATCGTAATCTCAAAGGTCAAAAAAGGATGTGAGTAGTGAACCAAATGGCAGTCATAAATAGTGCTTGTGATGGCTTTGAGTTCAAACTCTTTATCGTTGCGTGCCAAATCATAGGCACGTTGTCCATC from Sulfurospirillum arsenophilum NBRC 109478 encodes:
- the truB gene encoding tRNA pseudouridine(55) synthase TruB, yielding MDNRLFVAYKPASMVSNHFLSRIKRRYNMKKAGFSGTLDPFAQGVLIIAFGQFTKLFRFLKKAPKTYRATLWMGASSPTLDIEKVENVEQMMPFHPDSVNFVLQSMVGEKTYLPPKYSAKKIDGQRAYDLARNDKEFELKAITSTIYDCHLVHYSHPFLTFEITISEGGYVRSIGALIAEKLGFRGCLSALERLNEGDFFYDNERALNPLDYLDLPINRYLSEPQDILLGRKLSAQNFEKQEEGIYQIVIDEMLSVVEISANGVEYLLNSLSLRA
- the csrA gene encoding carbon storage regulator CsrA — protein: MLILTRKIGEGVVLNENITVRVIEISKGVVKLGFDAPKNMLILREELERAIKESNIEASKSTDHSALSSLSEKFK